GTCGAAGCGGGGGTAGGAAAAGGTCTCGCGCCGGGTCGTGTACCCCAGCGCGCGGAAGCGGCCCTCCAGGTACACGCGGGCGCTCTCGTTGGCCGCGCTCCCGGCCACACGCGGGCCGAGCTTCAGCACGTTGCTCAGGTCGGTCTCGATATTCGCCCCGGCCCAGGACCCCAGCACGAGCGCGCCCAGCACGGCGCGCAGTTTCATTTGACGCATGGGCACAGAAGAGCATGGGCGGCGGCGGGCGACCGTGCCGAATGTGAGGTTTTAAGGTTGCCCCGCGCGGGGGCTGTAAGAGTTTTGGGGGCGCGGCCTGCCTACGGTGAGGCGTGCCCAATCCCGCCCTGCCCCACGTGCCCACCGACGAGGAACGCGCCTGGAGACAGAACCTCCTCCTCGCGCTGCCCGTCGCGTTCATGGCCGTGGGCCTGGGGGTGGGGCTGGAGTATCAGGCCCCGCGCTCGACGGCCTTCGACCGGGTGGGCTACCCGGCCCTCGCCGCGCTGCTGCTCGCGCTGGAAGTCGCGCTGCTGCGCCGGCACACGGCGCTGCGCGCGGTCGCGACGACGCTCGTGGGGGTAACGGGAGCGTTCCTCGTGCTGCGCCTCGCGTCCCTGCTGCACTTCACCGGGGGCACGGAGACCCTGCGCGAACTCACCGAGGTGTACTGGTGGGTGCCCGTGCTGTACGTCGTGACTCTCCTCGTGCCGGGCGGGCATGGCCGGGCCGCCCACCGTGCGGCGGCTTCGTGCGTGGCCTGCATGGCGGTGCTCAGCGTCGTCTTCGCCGTCCTGCACCTGCACGACCCGGCGTCGCATCCGGTCATCTCGGCGCTCGTGCAACTGTCGCTGAGCAACCTCACCGTCCTCGCGCTCACCCGCTCGTTCGCCGGGCGGCTGCGGGCGCGGGCGCGCGAACACGAGCGCCTCGCGCACACCGACCTGCCGACCGGGCTGCACAACCGGCGCGGCTGGTCGGCGGCCCTCACGGAGGCGCTGCGCGGCGGGGGCGGCGGGCAGGTCCACGCCGTGGTCTTCGTCGACCTCGACGGCTTCAAGCGGGTGAACGACACGCGCGGCCACGAGGTCGGCGACGCCCTGCTGCGCCGGGCGGGCGGACGGCTGCGCGCCCTGCTGGGGGAGGAGGGTGTGGGGGAGGGCCACGCCGCGCGGCTGGGCGGGGACGAGTTCGCCCTCTTCGGGGCCGTCGCGGACGCCGCCGGGGCCGAGGCCCTCGCGGAGCGGGTGCGGGACGTGCTGGGGGCACCGTACGACCTCGGCGGACGCACCGAACTCGTGACCGCCTCGGTGGGCGTGAGCGTCGCCCCGTACGACGGCGCGGACCCCGAGACCCTGCTGCGCGCCGCCGACCTCGCCATGTACCGCGCCAAACGCACGGGCAAGAACGCGGTGCGGCGCTACGCGAGCGACCTCGGCGAG
The nucleotide sequence above comes from Deinococcus sp. YIM 134068. Encoded proteins:
- a CDS encoding putative bifunctional diguanylate cyclase/phosphodiesterase, giving the protein MPNPALPHVPTDEERAWRQNLLLALPVAFMAVGLGVGLEYQAPRSTAFDRVGYPALAALLLALEVALLRRHTALRAVATTLVGVTGAFLVLRLASLLHFTGGTETLRELTEVYWWVPVLYVVTLLVPGGHGRAAHRAAASCVACMAVLSVVFAVLHLHDPASHPVISALVQLSLSNLTVLALTRSFAGRLRARAREHERLAHTDLPTGLHNRRGWSAALTEALRGGGGGQVHAVVFVDLDGFKRVNDTRGHEVGDALLRRAGGRLRALLGEEGVGEGHAARLGGDEFALFGAVADAAGAEALAERVRDVLGAPYDLGGRTELVTASVGVSVAPYDGADPETLLRAADLAMYRAKRTGKNAVRRYASDLGEAEARRATLERDVQHAAERGELELHYQPLFDLRTRRAVKVEALLRWTHPQLGPVSPAEFIPLAEATGLITPLGEWVLRRACADARHLPAALVVAVNVSPVQLEDPSFPHMVRAVLRDCGLPPERLELELTETAVMRDVDRARHTLGQLRDIGVRVALDDFGTGHTSLSSLRDLPLDTVKIDRSFVADLRGGQAQPFAHTLLGALLRVADLLHLEVVAEGLEDDAQLQALHDLGCHIGQGYLLGRPAPLAAALSAPWGQHPHEEREHAGEVPAWPQPARQESSAVSAPGSVPR